In one window of Nicotiana tabacum cultivar K326 chromosome 12, ASM71507v2, whole genome shotgun sequence DNA:
- the LOC107769341 gene encoding amino acid transporter AVT6A isoform X1, translating to MTYSDRKYRRSPKTTPLLPQKDSNFGHFEAGFDGASFSGAVFNLSTTIVGAGIMALPATLKQLGAIPGLIVIILAAMLTEKSTEMLLRFTRASKSASSYSGLAGDAFGGFGRTLLQACIVINNLGLLVVYMIIIGDVLSGTSSDGVHYSGVMEEWFGQHWWTVRSNILLLTTLLVFVPLVSFKRVDSLRYTSAMSVALAVVFVVITAGIVIVKFINGSIAMPRLLPKLVDQASFWKLFTTVPVLVTAYICHHNLHPIENELRDGSQMKSIVRTSIVLCTTVYVATSFFGFLLFGDHTLDDVLANFDGELGIPYSSLLNDVVRVSYVIHLMLVFPIVFFSLRLNMDGLFFPYAIPIAYDNRRFFSVTAALVCFIFLGANCVPSIWDAFQFTGATATVSVGFIFPAAIVLRDTHGIATKRDRLVSWVMILLAVSSSTVAICSDIYSIFNIGVEA from the exons ATGACCTACTCCGACCGGAAGTACCGTCGGAGCCCTAAAACCACCCCTCTTCTGCCGCAAAAGGACTCCAATTTCGGCCATTTCGAAGCCGGATTCGACGGCGCTTCCTTCTCCGGCGCTGTCTTCAATCTCTCCACTACAATTGTCGGCGCCGGAATTATGGCACTTCCGGCTACTCTTAAGCAACTCGGTGCAATTCCAGGTCTTATCGTTATAATCCTCGCCGCTATGCTGACGGAGAAGTCAACTGAAATGTTGCTTAGATTCACCAGAGCTTCCAAATCCGCCTCTTCCTACTCCGGCCTAGCCGGCGATGCGTTCGGCGGATTTGGCCGTACTTTATTGCAAGCTTGTATTGTGATTAACAATCTCGGATTGCTTGTTGTCTACATGATCATCATTG GTGATGTATTATCGGGGACTTCATCAGATGGGGTACACTATTCAGGTGTAATGGAAGAATGGTTTGGTCAACATTGGTGGACTGTGCGCTCTAACATATTGCTTCTTACTACACTCCTTGTGTTTGTTCCTCTTGTTTCATTCAAACGTGTTG ATTCATTGAGATATACGTCAGCCATGTCAGTCGCTCTAGCTGTTGTATTTGTGGTAATCACAGCTGGAATAGTCATTGTTAAGTTCATTAATGGAAGCATTGCAATGCCCCGCTTGCTGCCGAAACTTGTTGATCAGGCATCTTTCTGGAAGCTTTTCACAACTGTCCCTGTACTTGTCACTGCCTATATTTGCCATCACAATT TACATCCAATAGAGAATGAGCTAAGAGATGGCAGCCAGATGAAGTCAATCGTCCGGACTTCAATTGTGTTATGCACAACTGTATATGTGGCAACCAGCTTTTTTGGATTCCTTCTCTTTGGCGATCATACCTTGGATGATGTACTCGCCAACTTTGATGGTGAACTTGGGATTCCTTACAGCTCATTGCTTAATGATGTGGTGCGAGTGAGCTATGTCATCCACTTGATGCTTGTTTTTCCAATTGTTTTCTTTTCGCTTCGCCTCAATATGGATGGCCTCTTTTTCCCATATGCAATTCCTATTGCCTATGATAATCGCAGATTCTTTTCAGTCACAGCAGCTCTCGTCTGTTTCATTTTTTTGGGAGCAAATTGTGTACCTAGCATCTGGGATGCCTTCCAGTTTACTGGTGCCACAGCTACTGTCTCTGTTGGTTTCATTTTTCCGGCTGCTATTGTCCTTAG GGATACACATGGAATTGCAACCAAGAGGGACAGATTAGTGTCATGGGTCATGATACTGTTAGCTGTTTCTTCAAGCACTGTTGCAATCTGCAGTGACATTTACAGCATTTTCAATATTGGAGTTGAAGCTTAG
- the LOC107769341 gene encoding amino acid transporter AVT6A isoform X2, whose translation MTYSDRKYRRSPKTTPLLPQKDSNFGHFEAGFDGASFSGAVFNLSTTIVGAGIMALPATLKQLGAIPGLIVIILAAMLTEKSTEMLLRFTRASKSASSYSGLAGDAFGGFGRTLLQACIVINNLGLLVVYMIIIGDVLSGTSSDGVHYSGVMEEWFGQHWWTVRSNILLLTTLLVFVPLVSFKRVDSLRYTSAMSVALAVVFVVITAGIVIVKFINGSIAMPRLLPKLVDQASFWKLFTTVPVLVTAYICHHNLHPIENELRDGSQMKSIVRTSIVLCTTVYVATSFFGFLLFGDHTLDDVLANFDGELGIPYSSLLNDVSQQLSSVSFFWEQIVYLASGMPSSLLVPQLLSLLVSFFRLLLSLGIHMELQPRGTD comes from the exons ATGACCTACTCCGACCGGAAGTACCGTCGGAGCCCTAAAACCACCCCTCTTCTGCCGCAAAAGGACTCCAATTTCGGCCATTTCGAAGCCGGATTCGACGGCGCTTCCTTCTCCGGCGCTGTCTTCAATCTCTCCACTACAATTGTCGGCGCCGGAATTATGGCACTTCCGGCTACTCTTAAGCAACTCGGTGCAATTCCAGGTCTTATCGTTATAATCCTCGCCGCTATGCTGACGGAGAAGTCAACTGAAATGTTGCTTAGATTCACCAGAGCTTCCAAATCCGCCTCTTCCTACTCCGGCCTAGCCGGCGATGCGTTCGGCGGATTTGGCCGTACTTTATTGCAAGCTTGTATTGTGATTAACAATCTCGGATTGCTTGTTGTCTACATGATCATCATTG GTGATGTATTATCGGGGACTTCATCAGATGGGGTACACTATTCAGGTGTAATGGAAGAATGGTTTGGTCAACATTGGTGGACTGTGCGCTCTAACATATTGCTTCTTACTACACTCCTTGTGTTTGTTCCTCTTGTTTCATTCAAACGTGTTG ATTCATTGAGATATACGTCAGCCATGTCAGTCGCTCTAGCTGTTGTATTTGTGGTAATCACAGCTGGAATAGTCATTGTTAAGTTCATTAATGGAAGCATTGCAATGCCCCGCTTGCTGCCGAAACTTGTTGATCAGGCATCTTTCTGGAAGCTTTTCACAACTGTCCCTGTACTTGTCACTGCCTATATTTGCCATCACAATT TACATCCAATAGAGAATGAGCTAAGAGATGGCAGCCAGATGAAGTCAATCGTCCGGACTTCAATTGTGTTATGCACAACTGTATATGTGGCAACCAGCTTTTTTGGATTCCTTCTCTTTGGCGATCATACCTTGGATGATGTACTCGCCAACTTTGATGGTGAACTTGGGATTCCTTACAGCTCATTGCTTAATGATGTG TCACAGCAGCTCTCGTCTGTTTCATTTTTTTGGGAGCAAATTGTGTACCTAGCATCTGGGATGCCTTCCAGTTTACTGGTGCCACAGCTACTGTCTCTGTTGGTTTCATTTTTCCGGCTGCTATTGTCCTTAG GGATACACATGGAATTGCAACCAAGAGGGACAGATTAG